One genomic region from Mesorhizobium terrae encodes:
- a CDS encoding baseplate megatron protein TIM-barrel domain-containing protein: MTSQVGLRGAELAWHEWFLSAHGVQYPVGRPTPATWLVTGGRGSGKTRLGAEWATALARCLPPFAEFGNRYDRIALVGETLGDAREVMVEGPSGILTIAREDRPRFEPTRRRLLWPSGAVAQLFSSEDPESLRGPQFSAAWCDELGCPATDKGPNQPNVFPDPKSVESAAPYFSDGSRSDIAQRRFIEAHLQHWDAAGPGFQQAWNPVSPAYGGRMLDLSRIYLWAWDARPFPAFPQRADVWSDGVNWERGHWLNGRLASPDLGALINAVLADHGLPAADVSGADGVVHGYVVDDPSSARASLEPLVDLFDLTVIEQADGLVFRQAGQAGAAVSVTELVLDDDRPAVETMRVPDQQLPAEALLAFRDPFSDYQSATARFARQGAAGARQQVQSFSGVLEKGQGQALAEDWLRRTWYERETIGFSVAMPDDALAPGAVVTLPASGNPSEFLVTGVEDGLVCRVSARQIARGAVPRWRSVVPRPPVPPVIVSGRPHAVFLDLPAGVGEGSLHDQLRVAVWQKPWRTQALSASPETTGFTARAMVAKSAVLGRLTAPLAPGFEGRIDRAGAIFVELFDRQAESISVAQMLNGANAAAVRSTVGVWEVLQFQQATEIEPQLWRLSGLLRGQLGTSDAMAAGAAEGADFVLLDDAVVPAGLRSSEVGLVLNWRVGPTGLDGSGLNVAESTAVGGQRAALPLAPVHLRARRAGADVVFSWIRRGRVDADGWDASDIPLGEAVEQYRVEIAAPGGMPVRTVVTAEPRWLYEAAMIVADFTAPPAAIDVTVRQFSVTAGWGVPVSKRLSIA, from the coding sequence ATGACGAGCCAGGTCGGCCTGCGGGGCGCCGAGCTGGCATGGCATGAGTGGTTTCTGAGCGCCCATGGCGTGCAATATCCGGTGGGGCGCCCGACGCCGGCGACCTGGCTGGTCACCGGCGGGCGCGGTTCCGGCAAGACCAGGCTGGGCGCCGAATGGGCGACCGCGCTGGCGCGGTGCCTGCCGCCCTTCGCCGAGTTCGGCAATCGCTACGACCGCATCGCGCTGGTGGGCGAAACGCTGGGCGATGCGCGCGAGGTGATGGTGGAGGGGCCTTCCGGCATCCTCACCATCGCCCGCGAGGACCGGCCGCGTTTCGAGCCGACGCGCCGGCGGCTGTTGTGGCCGAGCGGCGCGGTGGCGCAGCTGTTCTCCTCGGAAGATCCGGAGAGCCTGCGCGGGCCGCAATTTTCAGCCGCGTGGTGTGACGAGCTTGGATGCCCGGCGACCGACAAGGGCCCGAACCAGCCCAATGTCTTTCCCGATCCCAAATCGGTGGAGAGCGCCGCTCCCTATTTTTCCGACGGCAGCCGCTCCGACATCGCCCAGCGCCGGTTCATCGAGGCCCATCTGCAGCATTGGGATGCGGCTGGGCCCGGCTTCCAGCAGGCCTGGAACCCGGTTTCGCCAGCCTATGGCGGGCGTATGCTCGATCTGTCGCGCATCTATCTGTGGGCGTGGGACGCGCGGCCGTTTCCGGCTTTTCCGCAGCGCGCCGATGTGTGGTCGGACGGCGTCAACTGGGAGCGTGGACACTGGCTGAACGGACGATTGGCGAGCCCGGACCTCGGCGCGCTGATCAACGCCGTCCTGGCCGATCACGGCTTGCCGGCTGCCGACGTTTCCGGCGCCGACGGCGTCGTGCATGGCTATGTCGTCGACGACCCGTCCTCGGCGAGGGCAAGCCTCGAACCGTTGGTCGATCTGTTCGACCTGACAGTGATCGAACAGGCCGACGGGCTGGTGTTCCGGCAGGCGGGCCAGGCTGGCGCCGCTGTGTCGGTAACAGAACTGGTGCTGGACGACGACCGTCCGGCGGTCGAGACCATGCGCGTGCCCGACCAGCAACTGCCCGCCGAGGCGCTGCTGGCGTTTCGTGATCCTTTCTCGGACTACCAATCCGCAACCGCACGCTTCGCGCGGCAGGGTGCGGCCGGCGCCCGCCAGCAGGTGCAGTCGTTTTCCGGAGTGCTCGAAAAGGGGCAGGGGCAGGCGCTGGCCGAGGACTGGCTGCGCCGCACCTGGTACGAGCGCGAGACGATCGGCTTTTCGGTGGCCATGCCCGACGACGCACTTGCGCCCGGCGCCGTGGTGACGCTGCCTGCCTCGGGAAATCCGTCCGAATTCCTGGTCACGGGCGTCGAGGATGGGCTGGTGTGCCGCGTCTCGGCAAGGCAGATCGCGCGCGGTGCGGTGCCGCGCTGGCGCAGCGTCGTGCCGAGGCCGCCGGTTCCGCCGGTCATCGTGTCAGGACGACCGCACGCGGTCTTTCTCGATCTGCCGGCGGGTGTCGGCGAGGGCAGCCTGCACGACCAGCTTCGTGTTGCGGTCTGGCAAAAGCCGTGGCGGACGCAGGCGCTCTCCGCATCGCCGGAGACGACCGGTTTCACCGCGCGCGCCATGGTGGCGAAATCGGCGGTTCTGGGCCGCTTGACCGCCCCGCTCGCCCCCGGTTTCGAGGGACGTATCGACCGTGCCGGGGCGATCTTCGTCGAGCTTTTCGATCGCCAGGCCGAGAGCATCAGCGTGGCGCAAATGCTCAACGGCGCCAACGCGGCGGCGGTGCGGTCGACGGTCGGGGTGTGGGAAGTTCTGCAATTCCAGCAGGCCACGGAAATCGAGCCGCAGCTCTGGCGACTGTCCGGTCTGCTGCGTGGCCAGCTCGGCACCTCGGACGCGATGGCCGCCGGCGCCGCCGAAGGCGCGGATTTTGTCCTGCTGGACGACGCGGTCGTGCCGGCCGGCCTGCGCTCCAGCGAAGTTGGCCTCGTGCTGAACTGGCGGGTCGGGCCGACCGGCCTGGACGGTTCCGGCCTCAATGTTGCCGAGAGCACGGCTGTCGGCGGCCAGCGGGCTGCGTTGCCACTGGCGCCAGTGCATCTGCGCGCACGGCGAGCCGGCGCCGACGTGGTGTTTTCCTGGATCCGCCGTGGCCGTGTTGACGCCGATGGCTGGGATGCGAGCGACATCCCGCTCGGCGAAGCCGTCGAACAATATCGCGTCGAGATTGCGGCGCCTGGCGGCATGCCGGTGCGTACGGTCGTCACCGCGGAACCGCGTTGGCTCTACGAGGCGGCCATGATCGTTGCCGACTTCACCGCGCCGCCTGCCGCGATCGATGTCACGGTGCGGCAGTTCAGCGTCACCGCAGGTTGGGGCGTACCGGTCTCCAAGCGCCTCTCCATTGCCTGA
- a CDS encoding heme lyase CcmF/NrfE family subunit encodes MVEIGHFALVLAFALALVQTVVPLVGARAGNERMMAVGGPTAITGFALTALSFAALVSAYAGSDFSVVNVWENSHSLQPMIYKITGSWGNHEGSMLLWVLILTFFGALVAAFGSNLPATLKANVLAVQGSIGTAFFLFILTTSNPFARLSPAPVEGRDLNPILQDLGLAIHPPLLYLGYVGFSICFSFSVAALIDGRIDAAWARWVRPWTLVAWIFLTGGIAMGSYWAYYELGWGGFWFWDPVENASFMPWLAGTALLHSAIVMEKRSALKIWTLLLAILTFSLSLLGTFLVRSGVLTSVHAFATDPSRGVFILCILLFFIGGSLALFALRAASLTAGGLFQPISREGALVLNNLFLTTAAATVLVGTLYPLGLEALTGDKISVGAPFFNLTFGLLMLPLLLLVPFGPLLAWKRGDILAAAQRLMAAFGAALLAAIVTLVFIDGSSALAALGAGLSFWLIMGALTDLAAKSGFGSVTFPIMLRRFAGLPRSVFGTALAHAGLGITLIGIVGTLGFGSEHILTMRPQETVEIAGRVVHFDGLMPMKGPNYSEDRARFELIGANGQVTGEISSAKRFYPARQMPTTESGIKTIGFNQLYISLGDEAADGSVVVRIWWKPLVTLIWLGGVVMMAGGTVSLADRRLRVGAPAKRKAKTVPAGSLS; translated from the coding sequence ATGGTTGAGATCGGTCACTTCGCCCTCGTACTCGCCTTCGCGCTGGCGCTGGTGCAGACCGTGGTGCCGCTGGTGGGCGCTCGCGCCGGCAATGAGCGCATGATGGCCGTAGGCGGTCCGACCGCGATCACCGGCTTCGCGCTGACCGCGCTGTCTTTCGCCGCATTGGTGTCGGCCTATGCCGGTTCCGATTTCTCGGTGGTCAATGTCTGGGAGAATTCGCATTCCCTGCAGCCGATGATCTACAAGATCACCGGAAGCTGGGGCAATCACGAAGGCTCCATGCTTTTGTGGGTGCTCATCCTCACCTTCTTCGGCGCGCTGGTCGCGGCCTTCGGAAGCAATCTGCCGGCGACGCTGAAAGCCAATGTGCTTGCCGTGCAGGGTTCGATCGGCACCGCCTTTTTCCTGTTCATCCTGACCACGTCCAATCCCTTCGCGCGGCTGTCGCCGGCGCCGGTGGAAGGGCGCGATCTCAATCCTATCCTGCAGGATCTCGGCCTCGCCATTCATCCGCCGCTGCTCTATCTCGGCTATGTCGGCTTCTCGATCTGCTTCTCCTTCTCGGTCGCCGCGCTGATCGACGGACGCATCGATGCCGCCTGGGCGCGCTGGGTGCGGCCGTGGACGCTGGTCGCCTGGATTTTCCTGACCGGCGGCATCGCCATGGGCTCTTACTGGGCCTATTACGAACTGGGCTGGGGTGGTTTCTGGTTCTGGGACCCGGTCGAGAACGCTTCCTTCATGCCGTGGCTGGCCGGCACGGCGCTGCTGCATTCGGCCATCGTGATGGAAAAGCGTTCGGCGCTGAAAATCTGGACGCTGCTGCTCGCTATCCTCACCTTCTCGCTGTCGTTGCTGGGCACCTTCCTGGTGCGTTCGGGCGTGCTCACCTCCGTGCATGCCTTCGCCACCGACCCTTCGCGCGGCGTCTTCATCCTGTGCATCCTTTTGTTCTTTATCGGCGGGTCTCTGGCGCTGTTTGCCCTGCGCGCCGCTTCGCTGACGGCCGGCGGGCTGTTCCAGCCGATTTCGCGCGAGGGCGCGCTGGTTCTCAACAATTTGTTCCTGACCACGGCGGCGGCCACCGTCCTGGTCGGCACGCTCTATCCGTTGGGGCTGGAGGCGCTTACCGGCGACAAAATCTCGGTCGGCGCACCGTTCTTCAACCTGACCTTCGGCCTTTTGATGCTGCCGCTGCTGTTGTTGGTGCCGTTCGGCCCGCTGCTGGCCTGGAAGCGCGGCGATATTCTGGCCGCCGCCCAGCGTTTGATGGCCGCCTTTGGCGCGGCGCTGCTGGCAGCGATTGTCACGCTCGTTTTCATCGACGGCAGTTCCGCCCTTGCCGCGCTCGGCGCCGGCCTGTCCTTCTGGCTCATCATGGGCGCGCTGACCGATCTCGCCGCCAAATCCGGCTTCGGTTCGGTGACATTCCCGATCATGCTGCGCCGCTTTGCCGGCCTGCCCCGTTCGGTGTTCGGCACGGCGCTCGCCCATGCCGGCCTCGGCATCACGCTGATCGGTATTGTCGGCACACTGGGGTTCGGCAGCGAGCATATTCTGACGATGCGTCCGCAGGAGACCGTCGAGATCGCCGGCCGTGTCGTGCACTTCGACGGCCTGATGCCGATGAAGGGACCGAACTACAGCGAGGATCGCGCCCGCTTCGAACTCATCGGCGCGAACGGCCAGGTGACGGGCGAAATCAGCTCGGCCAAGCGATTCTACCCGGCGCGCCAGATGCCGACTACCGAGTCCGGCATCAAGACGATCGGCTTCAACCAGCTCTACATCTCGCTGGGCGATGAGGCTGCGGACGGCTCGGTTGTCGTGCGCATCTGGTGGAAACCGCTGGTGACGCTGATCTGGCTGGGCGGGGTGGTGATGATGGCGGGCGGCACCGTGTCGCTGGCCGACCGCCGCCTGCGCGTCGGCGCGCCTGCCAAACGCAAGGCCAAGACCGTGCCTGCCGGAAGTCTGTCGTGA
- a CDS encoding response regulator transcription factor, with translation MRVLVVEDDKELNRQLADSLVDAGYVVDRAYDGEEGHYLGDTEPYDAVVLDIGLPQMDGISVVERWRRDGRKMPVLILTARDRWSDKVSGIDAGADDYVTKPFHIEEVLARVRALIRRAAGHASSELTCGPLRLDTKASKADVDGVPLKLTSHEFRLLAYLMHHMGEVVSRTELVEHLYDQDFDRDSNTIEVFVGRLRKKMGVDMIETVRGMGYRMREPEA, from the coding sequence ATGCGCGTATTGGTGGTAGAGGACGACAAGGAGTTGAACCGGCAGTTGGCCGATTCACTCGTCGATGCCGGCTATGTGGTCGACCGCGCCTATGACGGCGAGGAAGGGCATTATCTCGGCGACACCGAGCCCTATGACGCGGTCGTGCTCGATATCGGCCTGCCGCAGATGGACGGCATCAGCGTGGTCGAGCGCTGGCGCCGCGATGGCCGCAAGATGCCGGTGCTGATACTGACGGCGCGCGACCGCTGGAGCGACAAGGTTTCCGGCATCGACGCCGGCGCCGACGATTATGTCACCAAGCCGTTCCACATCGAGGAAGTGCTGGCCAGGGTGCGCGCACTGATCCGCCGGGCCGCCGGCCATGCCTCGTCGGAACTGACCTGCGGTCCCCTGCGCCTCGACACCAAGGCTTCGAAAGCCGATGTCGACGGCGTGCCGCTGAAGCTCACCTCGCACGAGTTTCGCCTGCTTGCCTACTTGATGCACCACATGGGCGAGGTGGTGTCGCGCACCGAACTGGTCGAGCATCTCTACGATCAGGATTTCGACCGCGATTCCAACACGATCGAAGTGTTTGTCGGCCGGCTTCGCAAGAAGATGGGCGTCGACATGATCGAGACCGTGCGCGGCATGGGCTACCGCATGCGTGAACCGGAGGCGTAA
- a CDS encoding cytochrome c-type biogenesis protein, with protein sequence MAGIVRSLAACVLVLGVLASGTALAVKPDEVLSDPALEARARALSSGLRCMVCQNQSIDESDADLARDLRILVRDRLKAGDSDGQVIDYVVSRYGEFVLLKPRFEWRNALLWGAPVLLLVVGGAFMVRAARRRKAPETAALSDEEKARLDAILKQD encoded by the coding sequence GTGGCCGGCATCGTTCGTTCGCTGGCGGCATGCGTGCTGGTGCTCGGCGTTCTGGCATCCGGCACTGCCCTTGCGGTGAAGCCGGACGAGGTTCTGTCCGATCCCGCGCTCGAGGCTCGCGCCCGTGCGTTGTCGTCCGGCCTGCGCTGCATGGTCTGCCAGAACCAGTCGATCGACGAATCCGACGCGGACCTCGCGCGCGACCTGCGCATCCTGGTGCGCGACCGGCTGAAGGCGGGCGACAGCGACGGGCAGGTGATCGATTATGTCGTGTCGCGCTACGGCGAGTTCGTCCTTCTGAAACCCCGTTTCGAATGGCGCAACGCCTTGCTGTGGGGGGCGCCGGTGCTGCTGCTGGTCGTCGGCGGCGCCTTCATGGTGCGCGCCGCGCGCCGCCGCAAAGCGCCCGAGACCGCAGCCCTGTCCGACGAAGAAAAGGCCAGGCTGGACGCCATCCTGAAGCAGGATTGA
- the ccmE gene encoding cytochrome c maturation protein CcmE has translation MTRKQKRLSVIVAGLGFLALAAGLTFYALGQKASYFYMPADIAAANLAPGQRIRLGGLVEKGTILRGQGTTVSFAVTDTHNSVKVTYTGILPDLFREEQGVITEGAFGPDGTFVADSVLAKHDERYMPKEVADGLKAKGVWQETKSE, from the coding sequence ATGACACGCAAGCAGAAAAGGCTGTCGGTGATCGTGGCGGGGCTGGGTTTCCTGGCGCTGGCCGCCGGCTTGACCTTCTATGCGCTCGGTCAGAAGGCGTCCTATTTCTACATGCCTGCCGATATCGCCGCCGCCAATCTGGCGCCCGGCCAGCGCATCCGGCTGGGCGGGCTGGTGGAGAAGGGCACGATCCTGCGCGGGCAGGGGACGACGGTTTCCTTCGCGGTGACCGACACGCACAATTCGGTCAAGGTCACCTATACCGGCATCCTGCCCGACCTGTTTCGCGAGGAGCAGGGCGTCATCACCGAAGGCGCGTTTGGTCCGGATGGCACTTTCGTGGCCGACAGCGTGCTGGCCAAGCACGACGAGCGCTACATGCCCAAGGAAGTCGCCGACGGGCTGAAGGCCAAGGGCGTGTGGCAGGAGACGAAGAGTGAATAG
- a CDS encoding ATP-binding protein has protein sequence MNRRRKAEPLPTKRVKTRAPLRFWLRSLTFRVVAFSSMWAVLTLVVIFTLITTLYRQASERGFDSLLSAHLFNLIGSVGISDKGVLIGAPDLGDLRFSEPFSGWYWSVEPASDGVGGHLRSSSMVQAIPSPSISDVPFNSSFQRSYAAHGLKGEELQIFESEFVLDSKNHIARFRVMGNKSELEEEIGSFQRRLLTYLSLFGVGMIAINAIAILFGLQPLRRVRAALAMVREGTAKRLDGRFPSEIEPLADETNALIENNKRIVERSRTQVGNLAHSLKTPLAVMLNEGRALGGPKGELIAGQAASMQKQVEHYLQRARIAAQRDSVVYRTPVAPLAERMVRVMQKLNPNVALSLSLPPEGIIFAGEREDLEEVLGNLLENAMKWANGAARVTVRPLATGGEGGEPFEILIEDDGPGIPEDKARDALQRGKRLDETKPGTGLGLAIVADLVNEYGGSLALERSDLGGLKAIVRLRSVR, from the coding sequence GTGAACCGGAGGCGTAAAGCGGAACCGCTTCCCACCAAACGGGTCAAGACGAGAGCGCCGCTGCGGTTCTGGCTGCGCTCGCTGACCTTTCGCGTCGTGGCCTTTTCCTCGATGTGGGCCGTGCTGACGCTGGTCGTCATCTTCACCCTGATCACGACGCTCTATCGCCAGGCCAGCGAACGCGGCTTCGACAGCCTGCTTTCAGCCCATCTCTTCAACCTGATCGGCTCGGTCGGCATTTCCGACAAGGGCGTTTTGATCGGCGCGCCGGATCTCGGCGACCTGCGCTTTTCCGAACCGTTTTCGGGTTGGTACTGGTCGGTGGAGCCTGCGTCGGACGGCGTCGGCGGCCATCTGCGTTCGTCCTCCATGGTGCAGGCAATTCCCTCGCCGAGCATCAGCGACGTCCCGTTCAATTCCAGCTTCCAGCGCAGCTACGCTGCTCACGGGCTGAAAGGCGAGGAATTGCAAATCTTCGAGAGCGAATTCGTGCTCGATTCGAAGAACCACATCGCCCGCTTCCGCGTCATGGGCAACAAGAGCGAACTGGAAGAAGAGATTGGCTCTTTCCAGCGCCGGCTGCTCACCTACCTGTCGCTGTTCGGCGTTGGCATGATCGCCATCAACGCCATTGCCATCCTGTTCGGCCTGCAGCCGCTGCGGCGCGTGCGCGCCGCCCTTGCCATGGTACGGGAAGGCACGGCGAAGCGGCTCGACGGCCGTTTTCCGTCCGAAATCGAGCCGCTGGCCGACGAAACCAACGCGCTCATCGAGAACAACAAACGCATCGTCGAACGTTCGCGCACGCAGGTCGGCAATCTCGCCCATTCGCTGAAGACGCCGCTTGCCGTGATGCTGAACGAGGGCCGCGCGCTGGGCGGGCCGAAAGGCGAGCTGATCGCCGGCCAGGCGGCCTCGATGCAGAAACAGGTCGAGCACTATTTGCAGCGCGCCCGCATCGCCGCGCAGCGCGACAGCGTCGTCTACCGCACCCCGGTGGCGCCACTGGCCGAGCGCATGGTGCGGGTGATGCAGAAGCTCAATCCCAACGTCGCGCTGTCGCTATCACTGCCGCCGGAGGGCATTATTTTTGCCGGCGAGCGCGAGGATCTCGAGGAGGTTTTGGGTAACCTTCTGGAGAATGCGATGAAGTGGGCGAATGGCGCGGCCAGGGTCACGGTCCGGCCATTGGCAACGGGTGGCGAAGGCGGCGAACCGTTCGAAATACTCATCGAGGATGATGGCCCCGGAATCCCGGAAGACAAGGCGCGCGATGCCTTGCAGCGCGGCAAACGCCTCGATGAAACCAAGCCCGGGACGGGGCTTGGTCTGGCCATCGTCGCCGACCTCGTCAACGAATATGGCGGCAGCCTCGCGCTGGAACGTTCGGACCTCGGTGGGCTCAAGGCGATTGTGCGCCTGCGAAGTGTCCGGTGA
- a CDS encoding Do family serine endopeptidase yields the protein MTASPISSRTRSRLTAAAASVAIAGAIGFVAVTTGTAPVMAEAVRVQAPQVAGFADLVEKVSPAVVSVQVKAKVQPAADDGQASPFDGPDFFQDNPQLKRFFKEFRGPDGQGGRRFQHRDNPNREPRPVAQGSGFFISEDGYIVTNNHVVDGGSAFTVVMKDGKELDAKLVGTDPRTDLAVLKVDGGGQKFTYVDFADDAKTRVGDWVVAVGNPFGLGGTVTAGIVSARGRDIGAGPYDDFIQIDAPVNRGNSGGPTFDLNGQVVGINTAIFSPSGGSVGIAFDIPASTAKNVVQVLMKGGSIERGWLGVEIQPVTSDIAESLGLKGEKGALVAGSQDNSPAKKAGIVAGDVITQVDGKSVETTKDLARTIGNYQPGKSVDVTVWRGGKEQSIKVDLGTLPKNDKMASAEQQSAPAKDHNSLTDLGLTVTKSEDGKGLVVTEVDPDSDAADRGIQAGDVITAINSQEVTAASDISKAMTDAQKAGRKQVLVQITRNDNNRFITLPVAKG from the coding sequence ATGACTGCTTCCCCCATTTCCTCCCGCACCCGCTCGCGCCTGACTGCTGCCGCTGCTTCCGTGGCCATCGCCGGCGCGATCGGCTTCGTCGCCGTGACCACCGGCACCGCCCCCGTGATGGCCGAGGCCGTGCGCGTCCAGGCTCCCCAGGTTGCGGGTTTTGCCGACCTCGTCGAGAAGGTCTCGCCGGCGGTCGTCTCCGTTCAGGTCAAGGCCAAGGTTCAGCCCGCTGCAGACGACGGCCAGGCGAGCCCGTTCGACGGTCCGGACTTCTTCCAGGACAACCCGCAGCTGAAGCGCTTCTTCAAGGAATTCCGCGGTCCCGACGGCCAGGGCGGCCGCCGCTTCCAGCACCGCGATAACCCCAATCGCGAACCGCGCCCGGTGGCGCAGGGCTCCGGCTTCTTCATTTCCGAAGACGGCTACATCGTCACCAACAACCATGTTGTCGATGGCGGCAGCGCCTTCACCGTCGTCATGAAGGACGGCAAGGAGCTTGACGCCAAGCTGGTCGGAACCGACCCGCGCACCGACCTCGCCGTGCTCAAGGTCGACGGCGGCGGACAGAAATTCACCTATGTCGACTTCGCCGACGATGCCAAGACCCGCGTCGGCGACTGGGTCGTGGCCGTCGGCAACCCGTTCGGCCTCGGCGGCACCGTGACCGCCGGCATCGTCTCGGCCCGTGGCCGCGACATCGGCGCCGGCCCGTATGACGACTTCATCCAGATCGACGCCCCGGTCAACCGCGGCAACTCGGGTGGCCCGACCTTCGACCTCAACGGCCAGGTGGTCGGCATCAACACCGCCATCTTCTCGCCCTCGGGCGGCAGCGTCGGCATCGCTTTCGACATTCCGGCCTCCACCGCCAAGAATGTGGTGCAGGTTCTGATGAAGGGCGGATCGATCGAGCGCGGATGGCTCGGCGTCGAAATCCAGCCGGTCACCTCCGACATCGCCGAATCGCTCGGCCTGAAGGGTGAAAAGGGCGCGCTGGTCGCTGGTTCGCAGGACAACAGCCCGGCCAAGAAGGCGGGCATCGTTGCCGGCGACGTCATCACCCAGGTCGACGGCAAGTCGGTCGAGACGACCAAGGATCTGGCCCGCACCATCGGCAACTACCAGCCCGGCAAGTCCGTCGACGTCACCGTCTGGCGCGGCGGCAAGGAACAGTCCATCAAGGTCGATCTCGGCACCCTGCCGAAGAACGACAAGATGGCCTCGGCCGAACAGCAGTCGGCGCCGGCCAAGGACCACAATTCGCTGACCGACCTCGGTCTTACCGTCACCAAGTCCGAGGACGGCAAGGGTCTGGTTGTCACCGAGGTCGATCCCGACAGCGATGCCGCCGACCGTGGCATCCAGGCCGGCGACGTGATCACCGCGATCAACTCGCAGGAAGTCACCGCGGCGTCCGACATCAGCAAGGCGATGACCGACGCCCAGAAGGCCGGCCGCAAGCAGGTGCTGGTGCAGATCACCCGCAACGACAACAACCGCTTCATCACCTTGCCGGTCGCCAAGGGCTGA
- the ccmI gene encoding c-type cytochrome biogenesis protein CcmI — MLFWVIAAVLTLGASLAVLLPLAGSAKERDSQDAHDLEVYRDQLSELDRDLARGLIQPVEAEQARAEIARRIIRLGTGETAAAAPGTMPKLAGLLSMAAVLAVPLLSWGIYSRIGSPDLPSQPLAERLAKNPADSSVDELVARAEAHLTKNPSDGRGWDVLAPIYLRIGRFPDAVTAYRNAIRLAGETAARQAGLGEAMVNGAGGVVSAEAQAVFEAALKLEPANPKANFYLALALSQEGRKPEAVAMLQKMQASLPQDSPWRRAVGQALAAEGSRPAAGPSEDQVAAASSLSDEDRSAMIETMVAGLDEKLKQNPRDAEGWMRLIRSYAVLRKPDEARAALRRGIAVFGADSPEAKQFTAFAGTLGLTATE; from the coding sequence ATGCTGTTTTGGGTCATAGCCGCGGTGCTGACGCTGGGTGCGAGCCTGGCGGTGCTGCTGCCCCTCGCGGGGAGCGCGAAGGAGCGGGATTCGCAGGACGCCCATGACCTCGAAGTCTACCGCGACCAGCTTTCCGAACTCGACCGCGATCTCGCCCGCGGGCTGATCCAGCCGGTCGAGGCCGAGCAGGCGCGCGCCGAAATCGCCCGCCGCATCATTCGGCTGGGAACTGGCGAGACGGCGGCCGCCGCGCCTGGTACGATGCCGAAGCTGGCGGGGCTGTTGTCGATGGCCGCCGTGCTGGCCGTGCCGCTGTTGAGTTGGGGCATCTACAGCCGTATCGGTTCGCCCGATCTGCCGTCCCAACCGCTCGCCGAGCGGCTGGCGAAGAACCCGGCCGACAGTTCGGTGGACGAACTTGTCGCGCGCGCCGAGGCGCATCTGACGAAGAACCCGTCGGATGGCCGTGGCTGGGACGTTCTGGCCCCGATCTATCTCAGGATCGGTCGTTTCCCCGATGCCGTCACCGCCTACCGCAATGCCATTCGCTTGGCAGGCGAAACGGCTGCGCGCCAGGCCGGACTTGGCGAAGCCATGGTCAATGGCGCCGGCGGGGTCGTCTCCGCCGAGGCACAGGCGGTGTTTGAGGCAGCCCTCAAGCTTGAGCCCGCCAACCCCAAGGCGAATTTCTATCTCGCATTGGCGCTGTCGCAGGAGGGTCGCAAGCCCGAGGCCGTGGCCATGCTGCAGAAGATGCAGGCATCGCTGCCTCAGGATTCGCCGTGGCGTCGCGCCGTCGGCCAGGCGCTGGCCGCTGAAGGTTCGCGGCCGGCCGCAGGGCCGAGCGAGGACCAAGTGGCCGCAGCCTCCTCGCTTTCCGACGAGGACCGCAGCGCGATGATCGAGACCATGGTTGCCGGCCTCGATGAAAAACTGAAGCAGAATCCACGCGACGCGGAAGGGTGGATGCGCCTCATTCGTTCTTATGCCGTGTTGCGCAAGCCCGACGAGGCGCGTGCCGCGCTGCGCCGTGGCATTGCCGTGTTCGGTGCCGACAGCCCGGAGGCCAAGCAATTCACCGCCTTTGCCGGCACGCTCGGCCTGACGGCGACAGAGTAG